One window of the Piliocolobus tephrosceles isolate RC106 chromosome 17, ASM277652v3, whole genome shotgun sequence genome contains the following:
- the CASKIN1 gene encoding caskin-1, whose amino-acid sequence MVLGLKKANLAVWLSMIGLAQYYKVLVDNGYENIDFITDITWEDLQEIGITKLGHQKKLMLAVRKLAELQKAEYAKYEGGPLRRKAPQSLEVMAIESPPPPEPTPADCQSPKMTTFQDSELSDELQAAMTGPAEVGTTAEKPSSHLPPAPRATTRQESSLSGRARHMSSSQELLGDGPPGPSSPMSRSQEYLLDEGPAPGTPPKEARPSRHGHSVKRASVPPVPGKPRQVLPPGTSHFTPPQTPTKTRPGSPQALGGPHGPAPATAKVKPTPQLLPPTERPMSPRSLPQSPTHRGFAYVLPQPVEGEVGPAAPGPAPPPVPTAVPTLCLPPEADAEPGRPKKRAHSLNRYAASDSEPERDELLVPTAAGPYATVQRRVGRSHSVRAPAGADKNVNRSQSFAVRPRKKGPPPPPPKRSSSALASANLVDEPVPDAEPEDGLLGVRAQCRRASDLAGSVDTGSAGSVKSIAAMLELSSIGGGGRAARRPPEGHPTPRPASPEPGRVATVLASVKHKEAIGPGGEVVNRRRTLSGPVTGLLATARRGPGESADPGLFVEDGTGRQRPRGPSKGEAGVEGPPLARVEASATLKRRIRAKQNQQENVKFILTESDTVKRRPKAKEREAGPEPPPPLSVYQNGTGTVRRRPASEQAGPPELPPPPPPAEPPPTDLAHLPPLPPPEGEARKPAKPPVSPKPVLTQPMPKIQGSPTPTSKKVPLPGPGSPEVKRAHGTPPPVSPKPPPPPTAPKPAKAAAALPSGSAGPSPAPSPVRQPPAALAKPPGTPPSLGASPVKPPSPGAPALHVPAKPPRAAAAAAAPPAPTEGASPGDSARQKLEETSACLAAALQAVEEKIRQEDAQGPRDSAAEKSTGSILDDIGSMFDDLADQLDAMLE is encoded by the exons ATGGTTCTGGGCCTGAAGAAG GCTAACCTGGCCGTGTGGCTGTCCATGATCGGCCTGGCCCAGTACTACAAGGTGTTGGTGGACAATGGCTATGAGAACATCGATTTCATTACTGACATCACCTGGGAGGACCTGCAGGAGATCGGCATCACCAAGCTGG GACACCAGAAGAAGCTGATGCTGGCTGTGAGGAAGCTGGCAGAGCTGCAGAAGGCTGAATATGCCAAGTATGAGGGGGGCCCCCTGCGCCGGAAGGCGCCCCAGTCACTTGAAGTGATGGCCATTGAGTCTCCGCCCCCGCCTGAGCCCACACCGGCCGACTGCCAGTCCCCTAAAATGACCACCTTCCAGGACAGCGAGCTCAGTGATGAGCTGCAGGCTGCCATGACTGGCCCAGCTGAGGTGGGGACCACCGCTGAGAAGCCCTCCAGCCATCTGCCACCCGCCCCGAGGGCCACCACACGGCAGGAGTCCAGCCTGAGTGGTCGGGCACGGCACATGAGCAGCTCACAGGAGCTGCTGGGCGACGGGCCCCCTGGGCCCAGCAGCCCCATGTCTCGAAGCCAGGAGTACCTGCTGGATGAAGGCCCGGCTCCCGGCACCCCCCCCAAGGAGGCCCGGCCAAGCCGCCACGGTCACAGCGTCAAGAGGGCCAGCGTGCCCCCTGTGCCTGGCAAGCCACGGCAGGTCCTCCCACCAGGCACCAGCCACTTCACGCCCCCCCAGACTCCCACCAAAACCCGACCAGGCTCTCCCCAGGCCCTTGGGGGACCTCATGGTCCAGCCCCAGCTACGGCCAAGGTGAAGCCTACCCCGCAGCTGCTGCCGCCAACAGAGCGCCCCATGTCACCCCGctccctgcctcagtcacccacgCACCGCGGCTTTGCCTATGTGCTGCCCCAGCCTGTGGAGGGCGAAGTGGGGCCAGCTGCCCCGGGGCCTGCGCCCCCACCTGTGCCGACCGCTGTGCCCACACTGTGCCTGCCCCCCGAGGCTGACGCAGAGCCAGGGCGGCCCAAGAAGCGAGCCCACAGCCTGAATCGCTACGCAGCGTCCGACAGCGAGCCGGAGCGGGATGAGCTGCTGGTGCCTACTGCTGCAGGTCCCTATGCCACGGTCCAGCGGCGCGTGGGCCGCAGCCACTCAGTGAGGGCGCCCGCAGGTGCCGACAAGAATGTCAACCGCAGCCAGTCCTTTGCTGTGCGGCCCCGAAAGAAGGGGCCCCCGCCGCCCCCACCCAAGCGCTCCAGCTCAGCCCTGGCCAGTGCCAACCTGGTGGATGAGCCGGTGCCGGACGCCGAGCCTGAAGATGGCCTGCTGGGGGTCCGGGCACAGTGCCGGCGGGCCAGTGACCTGGCCGGCAGCGTGGACACAGGCAGTGCTGGCAGTGTGAAGAGCATTGCGGCCATGCTGGAGCTGTCCTCCATTGGGGGTGGGGGCCGTGCTGCCCGCAGGCCTCCCGAGGGCCACCCCACTCCCCGCCCTGCCAGCCCAGAGCCGGGCCGCGTGGCCACCGTGCTGGCCTCAGTGAAACACAAAGAGGCCATCGGGCCTGGTGGGGAGGTGGTGAACCGGCGCCGCACGCTCAGCGGGCCAGTCACTGGACTTCTGGCCACTGCCCGTCGGGGGCCTGGGGAGTCGGCAGACCCAGGGCTCTTTGTGGAGGATGGCACTGGCCGGCAGCGGCCTCGGGGTCCCTCCAAGGGCGAGGCAGGTGTTGAGGGCCCGCCCTTAGCCAGGGTGGAGGCCAGCGCCACACTCAAGAGGCGCATCCGGGCCAAGCAGAACCAGCAGGAGAACGTCAAGTTCATCCTGACAGAGTCTGACACGGTGAAGCGCCGGCCCAAGGCCAAGGAGCGGGAGGCCGGGCctgagccaccaccaccactgtccGTGTACCAGAATGGCACTGGCACCGTGCGCCGCCGACCGGCCTCGGAGCAGGCTGGGCCTCCGGAGCTGCCCCCACCGCCCCCACCTGCCGAACCCCCGCCCACTGACCTGGCGCACCTACCCCCACTACCCCCGCCCGAGGGCGAAGCCCGGAAGCCGGCCAAGCCGCCTGTCTCTCCCAAGCCAGTCCTGACGCAGCCCATGCCCAAGATCCAGGGCTCGCCCACACCCACCTCCAAGAAGGTGCCACTGCCAGGCCCTGGCAGCCCAG AGGTGAAGCGCGCCCACGGCACGCCGCCGCCCGTGTCTCCcaagccgccgccgccgcccacGGCGCCCAAGCCCGCCAAGGCGGCCGCGGCGCTGCCTTCGGGCAGCGCCGGCCCTTCGCCCGCACCCTCGCCCGTGCGCCAGCCGCCTGCCGCCCTCGCCAAGCCGCCCGGTACGCCGCCCTCGCTGGGTGCCAGTCCTGTCAAGCCCCCGTCCCCCGGCGCGCCCGCGCTGCACGTGCCCGCCAAGCCCCCAcgcgctgccgccgccgccgccgcgccccCCGCCCCGACCGAAGGCGCCTCGCCCGGGGACAGCGCCCGGCAGAAGCTGGAGGAGACGAGCGCATGCTTGGCCGCGGCGCTGCAGGCGGTGGAGGAGAAAATCCGGCAGGAGGACGCGCAGGGCCCGCG CGACTCGGCGGCGGAAAAGAGCACGGGCAGCATCCTGGACGACATCGGCAGCATGTTCGACGACCTGGCCGACCAGCTGGACGCCATGCTGGAGTGA
- the TRAF7 gene encoding E3 ubiquitin-protein ligase TRAF7 isoform X3, with translation METTFGPAFSAVTTITKADGTSTYKQHCRTPSSSSTLAYSPRDEEDSMPPISTPRRSDSAISVRSLHSESSMSLRSTFSLPEEEEEPEPLVFAEQPSVKLCCQLCCSVFKDPVITTCGHTFCRRCALKSEKCPVDNVKLTVVVNNIAVAEQIGELFIHCRHGCRAAGGGKPPIFEVDPRGCPFTIKLSARKDHEGSCDYRPVRCPNNPSCPPLLKMNLEAHLKECEHIKCPHSKYGCTFIGNQDTYETHLETCRFEGLKEFLQQTDDRFHEMHVALAQKDQEIAFLRSMLGKLSEKIDQLEKSLELKFDVLDENQSKLSEDLMEFRRDASMLNDELSHINARLNMGILGSYDPQQIFKCKGTFVGHQGPVWCLCVYSMGDLLFSGSSDKTIKVWDTCTTYKCQKTLEGHDGIVLALCIQGCKLYSGSADCTIIVWDIQNLQKVNTIRAHDNPVCTLVSSHNMLFSGSLKAIKVWDIVGTELKLKKELTGLNHWVRALVAAQSYLYSGSYQTIKIWDIRTLDCIHVLQTSGGSVYSIAVTNHHIVCGTYENLIHVWDIESKEQVRTLTGHVGTVYALAVISTPDQTKVFSASYDRSLRVWSMDNMICTQTLLRHQGSVTALAVSRGRLFSGAVDSTVKVWTC, from the exons CCCCCCATCAGCACTCCCCGCCGCTCTGACTCTGCCATCTCCGTCCGCTCCCTGCACTCAGAGTCCAGCATGTCCCTGCGCTCCACATTCTCACTgcccgaggaggaggaggagccg GAGCCACTGGTGTTTGCAGAGCAGCCCTCGGTGAAGCTGTGCTGTCAGCTCTGCTGCAGTGTCTTCAAAGACCCCGTGATTACCACGTGTGGG CACACGTTCTGTAGAAGATGTGCCTTGAAGTCAG AAAAGTGTCCTGTGGACAATGTCAAACTGACCGTGGTGGTGAACAACATCGCGGTGGCCGAGCAGATCGGGGAGCTCTTCATCCACTGCCGGCACGGCTGCCGGGCAGCGGGCGGCGGGAAGCCCCCCATCTTTGAGGTGGACCCCCGAGGGTGCCCCTTCACCATCAAGCTCAGCGCCCGGAA GGACCACGAgggcagctgtgactacaggcctGTGCGGTGCCCCAACAACCCCAGCTGCCCCCCACTGCTCAAGATGAACCTGGAGGCCCACCTCAAGGAGTGTGAGCACATCAAATGTCCCCACTCCAAGTACGG GTGCACGTTCATCGGGAACCAGGACACTTACGAGACCCACCTGGAGACTTGCCGCTTCGAGGGCCTGAAGGAGTTTCTGCAGCAGACGGACGACCGCTTCCACGAGATGCACGTGGCGCTGGCGCAGAAGGACCAGGAGATCGCCTTCCTGCGCTCCATGCTGGGCAAGCTCTCGGAGAAGATCGACCAGCTAGAGAAGAGCCTGGAGCTCAAGTTTG ACGTCCTGGATGAAAACCAGAGCAAGCTTAGCGAGGACCTCATGGAGTTCCGGCGGGACGCATCCATGTTAAAT GACGAGCTGTCCCACATCAACGCGCGGCTGAACATGGGCATCCTAGGCT CCTACGACCCTCAGCAGATCTTCAAATGCAAAGGGACCTTTGTGGGCCACCAGGGCCCTGTGTGGTGTCTCTGCGTCTACTCCATGGGTGACCTGCTCTTCAGCGGCTCCTCTGACAAGACCATCAAG GTGTGGGATACATGTACCACCTACAAGTGCCAGAAGACACTGGAGGGCCATGATGGCATCGTGCTGGCTCTCTGCATCCAGGG GTGCAAACTCTACAGTGGCTCTGCAGACTGCACAATCATT GTGTGGGACATCCAGAACCTGCAGAAGGTGAACACCATCCGGGCCCACGACAACCCAGTGTGCACACTGGTCTCCTCACACAATATGCTCTTCAGCGGCTCCCTGAAGGCCATCAAG GTCTGGGACATCGTGGGCACTGAGTTGAAGTTGAAGAAGGAGCTCACAGGCCTCAACCACTGGGTGCGGGCCCTGGTGGCTGCCCAGAGCTACCTGTACAGCGGCTCCTACCAGACAATCAAG ATCTGGGACATCCGAACCCTCGACTGCATCCACGTCCTGCAGACGTCTGGCGGCAGCGTCTACTCCATTGCTGTGACAAATCACCACATTGTCTGTGGCACCTACGAGAACCTCATCCAC GTGTGGGACATTGAGTCCAAGGAGCAGGTGCGGACCCTCACAGGCCATGTGGGCACTGTGTATGCCCTGGCAGTCATCTCGACACCAGACCAGACCAAAGTCTTCAGTGCATCCTACGACCGGTCCCTCAGG GTCTGGAGTATGGACAACATGATCTGCACGCAGACCCTGCTGCGTCACCAGGGCAGCGTCACCGCGCTGGCCGTGTCCCGGGGCCGACTCTTCTCAGGGGCTGTGGATAGCACTGTGAAG GTTTGGACTTGCTAA
- the TRAF7 gene encoding E3 ubiquitin-protein ligase TRAF7 isoform X4 — MSLRSTFSLPEEEEEPEPLVFAEQPSVKLCCQLCCSVFKDPVITTCGHTFCRRCALKSEKCPVDNVKLTVVVNNIAVAEQIGELFIHCRHGCRAAGGGKPPIFEVDPRGCPFTIKLSARKDHEGSCDYRPVRCPNNPSCPPLLKMNLEAHLKECEHIKCPHSKYGCTFIGNQDTYETHLETCRFEGLKEFLQQTDDRFHEMHVALAQKDQEIAFLRSMLGKLSEKIDQLEKSLELKFDVLDENQSKLSEDLMEFRRDASMLNDELSHINARLNMGILGSYDPQQIFKCKGTFVGHQGPVWCLCVYSMGDLLFSGSSDKTIKVWDTCTTYKCQKTLEGHDGIVLALCIQGCKLYSGSADCTIIVWDIQNLQKVNTIRAHDNPVCTLVSSHNMLFSGSLKAIKVWDIVGTELKLKKELTGLNHWVRALVAAQSYLYSGSYQTIKIWDIRTLDCIHVLQTSGGSVYSIAVTNHHIVCGTYENLIHVWDIESKEQVRTLTGHVGTVYALAVISTPDQTKVFSASYDRSLRVWSMDNMICTQTLLRHQGSVTALAVSRGRLFSGAVDSTVKVWTC, encoded by the exons ATGTCCCTGCGCTCCACATTCTCACTgcccgaggaggaggaggagccg GAGCCACTGGTGTTTGCAGAGCAGCCCTCGGTGAAGCTGTGCTGTCAGCTCTGCTGCAGTGTCTTCAAAGACCCCGTGATTACCACGTGTGGG CACACGTTCTGTAGAAGATGTGCCTTGAAGTCAG AAAAGTGTCCTGTGGACAATGTCAAACTGACCGTGGTGGTGAACAACATCGCGGTGGCCGAGCAGATCGGGGAGCTCTTCATCCACTGCCGGCACGGCTGCCGGGCAGCGGGCGGCGGGAAGCCCCCCATCTTTGAGGTGGACCCCCGAGGGTGCCCCTTCACCATCAAGCTCAGCGCCCGGAA GGACCACGAgggcagctgtgactacaggcctGTGCGGTGCCCCAACAACCCCAGCTGCCCCCCACTGCTCAAGATGAACCTGGAGGCCCACCTCAAGGAGTGTGAGCACATCAAATGTCCCCACTCCAAGTACGG GTGCACGTTCATCGGGAACCAGGACACTTACGAGACCCACCTGGAGACTTGCCGCTTCGAGGGCCTGAAGGAGTTTCTGCAGCAGACGGACGACCGCTTCCACGAGATGCACGTGGCGCTGGCGCAGAAGGACCAGGAGATCGCCTTCCTGCGCTCCATGCTGGGCAAGCTCTCGGAGAAGATCGACCAGCTAGAGAAGAGCCTGGAGCTCAAGTTTG ACGTCCTGGATGAAAACCAGAGCAAGCTTAGCGAGGACCTCATGGAGTTCCGGCGGGACGCATCCATGTTAAAT GACGAGCTGTCCCACATCAACGCGCGGCTGAACATGGGCATCCTAGGCT CCTACGACCCTCAGCAGATCTTCAAATGCAAAGGGACCTTTGTGGGCCACCAGGGCCCTGTGTGGTGTCTCTGCGTCTACTCCATGGGTGACCTGCTCTTCAGCGGCTCCTCTGACAAGACCATCAAG GTGTGGGATACATGTACCACCTACAAGTGCCAGAAGACACTGGAGGGCCATGATGGCATCGTGCTGGCTCTCTGCATCCAGGG GTGCAAACTCTACAGTGGCTCTGCAGACTGCACAATCATT GTGTGGGACATCCAGAACCTGCAGAAGGTGAACACCATCCGGGCCCACGACAACCCAGTGTGCACACTGGTCTCCTCACACAATATGCTCTTCAGCGGCTCCCTGAAGGCCATCAAG GTCTGGGACATCGTGGGCACTGAGTTGAAGTTGAAGAAGGAGCTCACAGGCCTCAACCACTGGGTGCGGGCCCTGGTGGCTGCCCAGAGCTACCTGTACAGCGGCTCCTACCAGACAATCAAG ATCTGGGACATCCGAACCCTCGACTGCATCCACGTCCTGCAGACGTCTGGCGGCAGCGTCTACTCCATTGCTGTGACAAATCACCACATTGTCTGTGGCACCTACGAGAACCTCATCCAC GTGTGGGACATTGAGTCCAAGGAGCAGGTGCGGACCCTCACAGGCCATGTGGGCACTGTGTATGCCCTGGCAGTCATCTCGACACCAGACCAGACCAAAGTCTTCAGTGCATCCTACGACCGGTCCCTCAGG GTCTGGAGTATGGACAACATGATCTGCACGCAGACCCTGCTGCGTCACCAGGGCAGCGTCACCGCGCTGGCCGTGTCCCGGGGCCGACTCTTCTCAGGGGCTGTGGATAGCACTGTGAAG GTTTGGACTTGCTAA